The genomic interval ACTCACTTTAACAGCACTATGCCTTCGTCGTGCTAAAAGTACAGCGGTTTTGATCCCTGCCAGTATCTGTTCGCCTGCCAAGCCATGCCTTCGGGAGACCTCAGAGGCGGCCCAACCGTATCACCAGACCTATGTTAGGCAGCCAATCCACCCGAAGCACGCGTCGTCGGGAGAATCCGCGTTCCCCTATGCCTGCTACCCGTTCCTCCCACCGAGGAGCAGCTATGCCCCCCCCTTCTATAGCCAGCCATCGTCCCGGAAGCCATAGCCGAACCCCCGGCTCCAGTCCCCAGACAATCACGCTACCCCCAAGAAGTGGATTGGCCATCCCTAGCAAATGCATCCGCCCAAAGACGTCAAGAGGACTCCCGGTATGAGTCACAATCCCAGCAAATCCATCGATCACCAGCAGCAAGTAACCGGCCCCAAGTGTTCCATGCACACCCGGGCTGAGCTCCGCTTCGGCCACCACGCCTAATCCACCGATTATTTTTCCCTGTCCGCCCCACCAGGGCGCCTCCTGTCCATAACTCACCCACGCTGTTTTTCCCACCAATAGGCCCAGTACGACGAGCAGCGTCCTTTTTCCAGGCATTGCTCCGACCCGCTCTCAGCCTGGCTGGAACCTTTACTCCGAGAAAATAAAATTACAAAAATCAGGCCCGATCAATCCCTTATTTCTGATGCGCATTTACACCGAGACAAAATACTGGCAGCCGCTGAAAGATGGGCGTGTCCAGTGCGATCTGTGCCCGCGGCACTGCAAGCTGCATGAAGGCCAGCGCGGCTTTTGTTTTGTTCGGATGAACCAGGACGGACAGATTGTGCTCACCACCTATGGCCGTTCCAGCGGCTTTTGCATCGATCCCATAGAGAAAAAACCCCTGAATCACTTTCTACCGGGTACGGCGGTCCTTTCGTTTGGAACCGCCGGCTGCAACCTGGGCTGCCGGTTCTGCCAGAACTGGGACATTAGCAAATCACGCGAAATGGATACGCTGGCCGATGAGGCCGCGCCCGAAACGATCGCACGTGCGGCCAAAGCGCTGGGCTGCCAGAGCGTCGCCTTCACCTACAACGACCCGGTCATCTTTCACGAGTATGCCATTGAGGTAGCCCGGGCCTGCCACGCACACGGTCTTCGAACGGTAGCTGTCACGGCCGGCTACGTCTGCCCTGAGCCTCGGGCCGAATTCTACGTCCACATGGATGCGGCCAATGTCGATCTGAAGGCCTTTTCCGAAAGCTTCTATCGGAAGATCTGCGCCGGTGCTCTGGCGCCCGTACTCGACACGCTCCGCTACATTTATCATGAAACGAACACCTGGTTGGAGATCACCACGTTGCTCATTCCCGGAGAAAACGACAGCAACGCCGAGTTGCACGCGCTCACCGAATGGATCGTCACCCAACTGGGCCCGGACGTTCCCCTGCACTTCACGGCGTTCCATCCGGACTGGAAAATGCGGGACCGACCGCCCACGCCACCTGCAACGCTGCGCCGTGCTCGTGCCATTGCTCTGAAAAACGGCCTTCGGTATGTGTACGTCGGTAACATCCTGGATCCGGAAGGCCAGAGTACCTATTGTCATGTCTGTGGTGCGCTGTTGATCGGTCGCACCGGCTA from Rhodothermus sp. carries:
- the amrS gene encoding AmmeMemoRadiSam system radical SAM enzyme, giving the protein MRIYTETKYWQPLKDGRVQCDLCPRHCKLHEGQRGFCFVRMNQDGQIVLTTYGRSSGFCIDPIEKKPLNHFLPGTAVLSFGTAGCNLGCRFCQNWDISKSREMDTLADEAAPETIARAAKALGCQSVAFTYNDPVIFHEYAIEVARACHAHGLRTVAVTAGYVCPEPRAEFYVHMDAANVDLKAFSESFYRKICAGALAPVLDTLRYIYHETNTWLEITTLLIPGENDSNAELHALTEWIVTQLGPDVPLHFTAFHPDWKMRDRPPTPPATLRRARAIALKNGLRYVYVGNILDPEGQSTYCHVCGALLIGRTGYRITAWHLDARGRCPDCGTPCAGVFEAQPGHWGPRRQPVWLKAFASTQ